CCAACCATTAATGCAAAAATAAATCCTCTTAATATTTCACCTCCAAAAATGAAAATAATAATTAACACAACCAATGTTATACCTGAAGTATTAATTGTTCTACCTAATGTACTATTAATAGCAGCATTAATATTATCTTTTAACTCCCAACGAGGATGCAATATTCTATACTCTCTAATTCTATCAAAAATAATTACAGAGTCCATAATAGAATATCCAATAACAGTTAACAATGCAGCAATAAATGACTGGTCTACTTCTAATCCAAATGGTAAAATGTTATGAAATAATGAGAAGAAAGTAATAACAATCATAGAGTCATGGAACAAAGAAATAACTCCACCAAGTCCAAACTGCCAATTTCTAAATCGAATTGTAATATAAATAAAAATAATCAACAATCCAATGAACAATGCCATGAATGCCTTATATATCATATCGTTAGCGACAGTAGGACCAACCTTCTGTGAACTCATCATCCCAACAACAGCTTTATCGCTATGTACAGAGAATTGTTCAAATGAAATCGGTGTTTTATAATAACCTTTAACACCTTCGAATACTTTATTTTCAACAATAGAATCAACTTTATTACCTGACTGGTCAATAAGATATTTTGTAGTTATTTTAACCTGATTTTTTGGCCCAAAAATCTTCACTTCAGGAGCATCATTCATTACTTTTTCTAGTGATGAACGAATATCCTGAGTTGAAACCTCCTGATCAAAACGAACTATATAAGTTCTTCCTCCGGTAAAATCAACTCCAAAACTTAATCCTCTTGTAAATAAGGAAGCAATACCAATTACTATTACTAATGCTGATACAACATATAACTTTTTCCTTACTCCGATAAAATCAAATTTAGTTTTAGTAAATGCATTAATTGTGTATTTATTACCAACGTTAATTTTCATATTGCGTTTTAACATCCATTCAAATATTAAACGAGCAATAAAAATTGAAGAGAATAAAGACAAAAGCAAACCAACAATAAGTGTAGTAGCAAATCCCTGAACTGGTCCCGAACCAAATACAAATAATACAATACCTGTTAATATAGTAGTAACGTGACCATCAATAATTGCAGACATTGCATGCCAGAAGCCGTCTTTAACAACTAAGTTCATCCCCTTTCCTATACGCAGCTCTTCACGCATTCTTTCATAAATAATAACATTTGAGTCAACTGCCATAGCAAAAGTAAGAACCATACCAGCAATACCAGGAAGTGTTAGCACAGCACCTAATGATGCCATAACACCAAAAGTAAAGAATACGTTTGCAAATAAAGCTATATTAGCAACATTTCCAGACCTATTATAATATAATGACATATATAATAATACTCCAATAAAAGCAATTGCAAATGACCATAAACCTGATGAGATAGCTTCTTGACCTAAAGAAGGACCAACAACTGCTTCTTCAATAATAGTTGCTGGAGCTGGTAATTTACCTGATTTTAAAACATTAGCTAAGTCGTCTGCTTCTTCAATTGTAAAATCGCCGGAAATTGACGAATTACCACCTTTAATTTCCTGATTAACAACAGGGAATGAATACACAGAATTATCAAGTACAATAGCAATTTGTTTTCCAATATTATCTCTTGTTAATCTAGCCCAAGTTTTTGCACCCTCAGGATTCATTGACATTGATACTTCTGCATTATTATTTGTATTTCCAAATTCTTTTTTTGCAGATGTAACAGCACCACCATCAAGTGGAGCGCGACCATCACGACTATTAGAACGGATTGCAATTAATTGAAATACTGTAGATTTTTTCATGGGCTTGTAGGTCCACAAAAAACGAAGAGACGAAGGGAATAAAGACTTAACCTGTTTTAAAGCTAAATATTTATTAACCTGAGAAGTATCTTTATAATCTGAAAGACCAACTACAGCACCCTGCGCTAATTTGCGTTCATTATCAACACTTGGATATAAAATAGCAAATAATGGGTTCTGCTCTTTAAATTGCTGAGCATTTAAAGCTGTATCATTTTTTGTTGAATCAGTTTTCATTTGATCAACAAGAGATAAAGATGTATCAGCTTTTGCAGTATTAGCAGTATCAACCTTTTTTGTTGTATCAGCAATCATATCTGCTAATAGTGATGGTTTTGCAACAGTATCAATTTTTTCATCTGATTTTTTTCCTGCAGATTCTATACTTGCAATAACCTGATTTGCTTTTTCTAACAAAGGATATACTTCATTATTTTCATAAGTTTCCCAGAACTCTAGATTTGCTGTTCCCTGTAAAAGGTTTCTAACACGTTCAGGATCTTTAACCCCTGGAAGTTCAATTAATATTCTACCTGCTGTTTCAAGTTTTTG
The Bacteroidia bacterium genome window above contains:
- the secDF gene encoding protein translocase subunit SecDF gives rise to the protein MQNKGVIKFFGIALALACLYQLSFTFCTRQVESDARNFAQGDLVKESKYLDSISNEPVYNFLWLKKYTYRECQEQEINLGLDLKGGMNVTLEVSIVDVIRSLANYSTDSTFNSALKLAKKMEESSREDYLTLFGKAFKQIDPNAKLAALFISKELGINFNTTNEEVLKIIRKESDGAIDNSFNILRNRIDKFGVTQPNIQKLETAGRILIELPGVKDPERVRNLLQGTANLEFWETYENNEVYPLLEKANQVIASIESAGKKSDEKIDTVAKPSLLADMIADTTKKVDTANTAKADTSLSLVDQMKTDSTKNDTALNAQQFKEQNPLFAILYPSVDNERKLAQGAVVGLSDYKDTSQVNKYLALKQVKSLFPSSLRFLWTYKPMKKSTVFQLIAIRSNSRDGRAPLDGGAVTSAKKEFGNTNNNAEVSMSMNPEGAKTWARLTRDNIGKQIAIVLDNSVYSFPVVNQEIKGGNSSISGDFTIEEADDLANVLKSGKLPAPATIIEEAVVGPSLGQEAISSGLWSFAIAFIGVLLYMSLYYNRSGNVANIALFANVFFTFGVMASLGAVLTLPGIAGMVLTFAMAVDSNVIIYERMREELRIGKGMNLVVKDGFWHAMSAIIDGHVTTILTGIVLFVFGSGPVQGFATTLIVGLLLSLFSSIFIARLIFEWMLKRNMKINVGNKYTINAFTKTKFDFIGVRKKLYVVSALVIVIGIASLFTRGLSFGVDFTGGRTYIVRFDQEVSTQDIRSSLEKVMNDAPEVKIFGPKNQVKITTKYLIDQSGNKVDSIVENKVFEGVKGYYKTPISFEQFSVHSDKAVVGMMSSQKVGPTVANDMIYKAFMALFIGLLIIFIYITIRFRNWQFGLGGVISLFHDSMIVITFFSLFHNILPFGLEVDQSFIAALLTVIGYSIMDSVIIFDRIREYRILHPRWELKDNINAAINSTLGRTINTSGITLVVLIIIFIFGGEILRGFIFALMVGIAVGTYSSVFNATPIAYDFLNMRKKKKENK